Genomic segment of Deinococcus detaillensis:
TGTTACACTGCGCCGATGAAAACGGAGTCATACCAAGTTCGTGAGGGTAAGAAGCTGAGCCTCAAGGAGTACAACCCCAACGAGACTGCAGGCGTCAGCAAGGAAGAGGCTGCTGTTCGCAAACCGCAACTTCAGCTGCACCTGGTCAAGCTTCAGGAACGGTTACACGCCAAAGAAAAGCAGAGCCTACTGGTGGTGCTCCAGACCCGCGATGCTGGCGGTAAGGATGGGACGATCAAGCATGTCTTCACCGGGCTCAATCCGCAGGGCGTCAATGTCACTGGTTTCAAGGAACCGACTCCGCTGGAGCTGAGTCATGATTTCCTCTGGCGGGTTCACGCGCATACACCAGTGGCCGGTATGATCGGCGTCTTCAACCGCTCCTATTACGAAGACGTGCTGGTGACACGGGTTCACGGCGAGGTGGACAAGCAGGAAGTCGAGCGCCGATATGAGGAGATCCGCGCCTTCGAGATCTCACTCCAGAACCGTGGCACCCGAATTTTGAAGCTTCATCTGAACATCAGCAAGGATGAACAGAAAAAGCGTTTTCAAGACCGGCTG
This window contains:
- a CDS encoding polyphosphate kinase 2 family protein, coding for MKTESYQVREGKKLSLKEYNPNETAGVSKEEAAVRKPQLQLHLVKLQERLHAKEKQSLLVVLQTRDAGGKDGTIKHVFTGLNPQGVNVTGFKEPTPLELSHDFLWRVHAHTPVAGMIGVFNRSYYEDVLVTRVHGEVDKQEVERRYEEIRAFEISLQNRGTRILKLHLNISKDEQKKRFQDRLDDPEKHWKFSQNDLNERALWDDYTKAYQDTLSATSTATAPWYIIPANHKWFRNDLIMHILLETPNDMNPQFPKVDFDPSKIIID